From Panicum hallii strain FIL2 chromosome 2, PHallii_v3.1, whole genome shotgun sequence, a single genomic window includes:
- the LOC112883049 gene encoding mavicyanin, whose translation MGGGAARRVAVAALALGVLAGVASAAVYEVGDKAGWTIMGNPDYRLWANSKKFHVNDVVVFTYNKQFHNVLAVSKADYKNCNASKPIATWSTGNDSVVLNTTGSHYFLCGFPGHCAAGQKVDIHIAASSAAPSAAPAPEPSAAAGSKPSGGATAGPAPHPNAAPKALPAGRSVAATVAASLLSLAAAVLA comes from the exons ATGGGTGGTGGCGCGGCGAGGAgggtggccgtggcggcgctggcgctgggGGTGTTGGCCGGCGTGGCGTCGGCGGCCGTGTACGAGGTGGGCGACAAGGCCGGGTGGACCATCATGGGCAACCCCGACTACCGTCTCTGGGCCAACTCCAAGAAGTTCCATGTCAACGACGTCGTCG TGTTCACGTACAACAAGCAGTTCCACAACGTGCTGGCGGTGAGCAAGGCGGACTACAAGAACTGCAACGCCAGCAAGCCGATCGCCACCTGGTCCACGGGCAACGACTCCGTCGTCCTCAATACCACGGGCTCACACTACTTCCTCTGCGGCTTCCCGGGCCACTGCGCCGCCGGCCAGAAGGTGGACATCCACATCGCCGCCTCCTCTGCTGCCCCTTCCGCGGCGCCCGCCCCCgagccctccgccgccgccggctccaaGCCCTCCGGCGGCGCCACGGCCGGGCCGGCGCCGCACCCCAACGCCGCGCCCAaggccctccccgccggccgctcCGTCGCCGCCACCGTCGCCGCGTCACTGCTCTCCCTGGCCGCGGCCGTGCTCGCGTGA